The following coding sequences are from one Lycium ferocissimum isolate CSIRO_LF1 chromosome 3, AGI_CSIRO_Lferr_CH_V1, whole genome shotgun sequence window:
- the LOC132050094 gene encoding large ribosomal subunit protein uL3, translating into MSHRKFEHPRHGSLGFLPRKRAARHRGKVKAFPKDDPSKPCKLTAFLGYKAGMTHIVREVEKPGSKLHKKETCEAVTIIETPPMVIVGVVGYVKTPRGLRCLNTVWAQHLSEDIKRRFYKNWCKSKKKAFLKYSKKYETDEGKKDIQAQLEKLKKYACVIRVLAHTQIRKMKGLKQKKAHLMEIQVNGGTIAQKVDYAYGFFEKQVPVDAIFQKDEMIDIIGVTKGKGYEGVVTRWGVTRLPRKTHRGLRKVACIGAWHPARVSFTVARAGQNGYHHRTEMNKKVYKLGKAGQESHAAITDYDRTEKDITPMGGFAHYGVVKDDYLLIKGCCVGPKKRVVTLRQSLLNQTSRVALEEIKLKFIDTSSKFGHGRFQTTEEKQKFYGRLKA; encoded by the exons ATGTCTCATAGGAAGTTTGAGCACCCAAGACACGGGTCTTTGGGATTTCTGCCCAGAAAGAGAGCTGCTCGACATAGGGGAAAGG tGAAGGCATTCCCTAAGGATGATCCAAGCAAACCTTGCAAGCTGACTGCCTTCTTGGGTTACAAGGCCGGAATGACCCATATTGTGAGAGAAGTCGAAAAACCTGGATCAA AACTCCACAAGAAAGAGACATGTGAAGCTGTCACCATCATTGAAACACCTCCGATGGTGATCGTTGGTGTTGTCGGGTATGTGAAGACACCTCGTGGTCTTCGTTGCCTGAACACTGTCTGGGCTCAACATCTGAGTGAAGACATTAAGAGGAGGTTCTACAAGAACTGGTGCAAGTCCAAGAAGAAGGCCTTCCTGAAGTACTCCAAAAAATATGAGACTGATGAAGGTAAAAAAGATATCCAGGCACAGTTGGAGAAACTCAAGAAGTATGCTTGTGTCATCCGTGTATTGGCTCACACTCAG ATAAGGAAGATGAAGGGTCTGAAACAGAAGAAAGCACATTTGATGGAAATCCAGGTGAATGGTGGGACTATTGCCCAAAAGGTTGactatgcatatggtttctttGAGAAGCAGGTTCCAGTTGATGCTATTTTCCAGAAGGATGAGATGATTGATATCATTGGTGTGACCAAGGGTAAGGGTTATGAAGGTGTTGTAACAcgttggggtgtgacacgtcTTCCTCGCAAAACCCACAGGGGTCTTCGTAAAGTTGCTTGTATTGGTGCTTGGCACCCTGCCAGAGTTTCCTTCACAGTGGCCCGTGCTGGTCAAAATGGATATCATCACCGTACCGAGATGAACAAGAAGGTCTATAAGCTCGGCAAAGCTGGGCAAGAGTCACATGCAGCGATAACTGATTACGACAG GACTGAGAAAGACATCACACCTATGGGTGGATTTGCCCATTATGGTGTGGTGAAGGATGATTACCTGTTGATCAAGGGATGCTGTGTAGGTCCTAAGAAGAGAGTTGTTACCCTTCGCCAATCTCTTCTTAACCAGACCTCTCGTGTTGCTCTTGAGGAGATTAAGCTCAAGTTTATTGACACTTCTTCAAAGTTTGGACATGGTCGCTTCCAGACCACTGAGGAGAAGCAGAAATTCTATGGCCGGCTCAAGGCTTGA
- the LOC132048796 gene encoding uncharacterized mitochondrial protein AtMg00820-like translates to MKDFVSLNIHEDTPYGLNKYLSYERLSPKYQAYIATFSSTTEPTSYSEAIQDPRWVQAMKEEIAALENNNTWEVVQLPQGKSTIGCKWIYKIKYKANGEVERFKARLVAKRYSQKEGIDYQETFSPVVKMVTVRTFLSLAATRKQESEVLLVLNEESPV, encoded by the exons ATGAAGGACTTTGTAAGTTTAAACATCCATGAAGACACACCTTATGGACTGAACAAGTATCTCAGTTATGAGAGACTGAGTCCAAAATATCAAGCCTACATTGCTACATTTTCTTCCACTACTGAACCAACCAGCTACTCAGAAGCTATTCAAGATCCAAGGTGGGTGCAAGCAATGAAAGAAGAAATTGCAGCCTTAGAGAATAACAATACTTGGGAAGTGGTACAACTTCCTCAAGGGAAATCAACTATAGGTTGTAAATGGATCTATAAAATAAAGTACAAAGCAAATGGAGAAGTGGAGAGGTTCAAGGCTAGATTAGTAGCTAAAAGGTATAGTCAAAAAGAAGGAATTGATTATCAAGAAACATTTTCACCTGTTGTGAAAATGGTGACAGTAAGGACTTTTCTATCACTTGCAGCAACAA GAAAGCAAGAATCTGAAGTACTCCTTGTTCTGAATGAGGAATCACCTGTATGA
- the LOC132048797 gene encoding uncharacterized protein LOC132048797, producing the protein MSELGVFGVGNGVSNENNPTLNGVSNLRNQNPRMNGTVPTQQENGGNSRNQYSNQARGIDYNHSLFLSPQINKLGLVDGTCSKDKFPEEMWNRWERVNAIVLSWVMNSVSKNLLGGIMYASIVQTVWEELLERFNKIDGSRTFNLHKEISTLTQGATSVFVYFTKIKNLWEEFESLVPAPGCECPRCKFNQCIGNFELAIHPRNNRNQGNNHYGTGNQSHSPYGNQKFKKPSNYNLIGEFCKCKGHSKDSCYKLIGYPPDFKSKKGGMDRKTGPNPGYGVAYNVLADNTISENGTQSQNQFGHNAAVLTYGQTSQAINSYKFKEGSNMVLKMPLASAAGVVEDVALIAPSSNPEWIIDTRATNHMTSNPDLLTEETIKKAEVTKKVHLPNGDVTQVSHTGNSVISKTSTISNVFLIPQFKYNLLNVIVREEIFPFKTKDTAANCSNQESEPVADQSIHMDHDQIFADPEPDQ; encoded by the exons ATGTCTGAACTTGGTGTATTTGGTGTTGGCAATGGGGTTAGTAATGAAAACAATCCTACATTGAATGGAGTTTCTAATCTGAGAAATCAAAATCCAAGAATGAATGGTACAgttccaactcaacaagaaaATGGTGGAAATTCTAGGAATCAATACTCAAATCAAGCTCGAGGAATAGACTACAatcattctcttttcttgtcaCCACAGAT AAATAAGCTAGGTTTGGTGGATGGTACATGTAGTAAAGATAAATTTCCAGAAGAAATGTGGAACCGTTGGGAAAGGGTTAATGCTATAGTGCTTTCTTGGGTAATGAACTCTGTATCTAAGAATCTTCTTGGAGGAATTATGTATGCTTCCATTGTACAAACTGTGTGGGAAGAATTACTTGAGAGGTTTAACAAGATTGATGGTTCAAGAACCTTCAACCTGCATAAAGAAATTTCCACTTTAACACAAGGTGCAACATCAGTGTTCGTGTActttacaaaaataaagaatCTATGGGAAGAATTTGAGTCACTAGTTCCTGCACCTGGTTGTGAATGCCCTAG GTGCAAGTTCAACCAATGCATAGGTAATTTTGAACTGGCTATCCACCCAAGAAACAATAGGAATCAAGGAAATAATCACTATGGTACCGGTAATCAGAGTCATAGTCCTTATGGAAATCAGAAGTTCAAGAAACCAAGTAACTATAACTTGATAGGTGAATTCTGTAAATGTAAAGGACATAGCAAAGACTCTTGTTACAAATTGATTGGGTATCCTCCTGATTTCAAGTCCAAGAAGGGTGGAATGGACAGGAAAACTGGTCCAAATCCAGGCTATGGTGTTGCATATAATGTGCTAGCAGACAATACCATATCTGAGAATGGCACTCAGTCTCAGAATCAATTTGGCCACAATGCTGCAGTGTTGACATATGGACAAACTAGTCAGGCTATCAACTCTTATAAGTTCAAAGAGGGTTCCAACATGGTCCTCAAAATG CCTTTAGCTAGTGCAGCAGGTGTGGTAGAAGATGTGGCCTTGATAGCTCCTAGCAGTAATCCTGAATGGATAATTGACACAAGAGCCACCAACCACATGACTTCTAATCCAGATTTACTAACTGAAGAAACTATTAAAAAGGCTGAAGTAACTAAGAAAGTACATTTGCCAAATGGTGATGTGACTCAAGTTAGTCACACTGGAAATAGTGTTATATCAAAGACAAGCACTATATCTAATGTATTCTTGATTCCACAATTCAAATATAACTTACT GAATGTAATAGTCAGAGAAGAAATATTCCCTTTCAAAACAAAAGACACAGCAGCAAA TTGTTCAAATCAAGAAAGTGAACCAGTTGCAGACCAAAGTATTCACATGGATCATGATCAAATCTTTGCAGACCCTGAACCTGATCAATAG